One segment of Hemibagrus wyckioides isolate EC202008001 linkage group LG05, SWU_Hwy_1.0, whole genome shotgun sequence DNA contains the following:
- the dusp2 gene encoding dual specificity protein phosphatase 2, translated as MGVIGEPVEISSQEFVQMLVNPESSDELLVLDCRPFLAFSRAHICCAHNAAWNTLLRRRYSRGTESGARLDCLLADRSLLGRVRKGDFHHIVVLDEKSRALAGLERESLAGLLLCALQREVHAGTARICFLQGGFDGFVALYPSLCVSASDVCGNQTTLKDSEPRVSGRTTPLYDQGGPVEILPFLFLGSAHHSSQRDLLRLCGITAVLNVSSACPNLFENELSYMTLRVEDSMAADIRVFFPQAIRFIDSVKESGGRVLVHCQAGISRSATICLAYLIHAQRVRLNEAFDFVKRRRQVISPNLAFMGQLQQFETDVLRPYTVLDTDNGTTAFQYLCSENTDLS; from the exons ATGGGTGTTATCGGAGAACCGGTTGAAATTTCAAGCCAAGAGTTCGTGCAGATGCTCGTGAACCCGGAGAGCAGCGACGAGCTGCTGGTGCTGGACTGCCGGCCGTTCCTCGCCTTCTCGCGCGCGCACATCTGCTGCGCGCACAACGCCGCGTGGAACACGCTGCTGAGGCGCAGGTACAGCCGCGGCACGGAGTCCGGTGCGCGCCTCGACTGCCTGCTCGCCGACCGGTCACTGCTGGGGCGCGTGCGCAAAGGCGACTTCCACCACATCGTGGTGCTGGACGAGAAGAGCCGCGCGCTCGCCGGGCTGGAGCGCGAGAGCCTGGCCGGCCTGCTGCTATGCGCGCTCCAGAGAGAGGTGCACGCGGGCACGGCGCGGATCTGCTTCCTGCAAG GTGGATTTGATGGCTTTGTAGCCCTTTACCCTtcactgtgtgtcagtgcgtcGGATGTTTGTGGGAATCAGACGACGCTGAAAGACTCAGAGCCTCGAGTCTCAGGCAGAACAACACCACTTTATGACCAG ggTGGTCCTGTAGAGATCTTGCCCTTTCTGTTCCTGGGCAGCGCTCATCACTCGTCTCAGAGGGATCTGCTGCGTCTCTGCGGCATCACGGCCGTCCTCAACGTCTCCTCGGCCTGCCCCAACCTGTTCGAGAACGAGCTGAGCTACATGACCCTGAGGGTGGAGGACAGCATGGCAGCGGACATCCGTGTGTTCTTCCCTCAGGCCATCCGCTTCATCG ATTCAGTGAAAGAAAGCGGAGGTCGAGTTCTAGTCCACTGCCAGGCCGGTATCTCTCGCTCTGCCACCATTTGCCTGGCGTATCTGATCCACGCCCAGCGCGTGCGCCTGAACGAGGCCTTCGACTTCGTCAAGCGCCGTCGACAGGTCATCTCCCCAAACCTGGCTTTCATGggccagctgcagcagttcgaGACAGACGTCCTGCGCCCTTACACGGTTCTGGACACGGACAACGGCACCACGGCGTTTCAATACCTCTGCTCAGAAAACACAGACCTTTCCTGA